The following DNA comes from bacterium BMS3Abin02.
CCCATGTGGCCCGGAGCTTCGACGAAGCCGACTCGGTGGTTCTCTACGACGGGGGGATACCCGCCTCCCCGGAGCCGCCCTGGAACTACCTGCTGACCTTCAACATGGATGGTCTCACCAACGAGTACTGGGGTCACGCCCTCTACATCATCGACGGCGAGCAGCGCCCGGTCGAAGTCTTCGACCCGGACGAGTACGAGACCCTCGAATTCGATCAGTTCGGCACACTGGAGGCCTTTGCCACCTCGGGTGGGCTGACGACCCTCTCCCGTACCCTGGAGGGACAGATCAGGACGCTGAAGAACAAGACCCTCCGCTACCCGGGCCACGTCGCCCAGTTCAAGGCCTTCCGCGATGCGGGTTTCTTCGATGAGGAGCCGATCATGGTCGGTGACACCAAGGTGGTCCCTCGCGAGGTGTTCCACGCCCTCATCGAGCCGAAGATCCGTGCCCCTGAAGGCTTCCGGGACGTCGTCGTCAACCGGGTCGTCGGCCGCGGCGTCATCGACGGGAAGGACCACGAGATCACTCTCGACGTGATCGGCTATCCGCCCGAAGGGCTCCCCTTCACCGCCATGCAGGCGGCCACCGGCTGGCACGCCGCCATCGTCATGCACCGGCTCGCCACCGGCCGGTGCGGTCCGGGTGTCGTCGAAGTGGAGAACGCCATCGACGGAGGCGATCTCCTGAACGAGCTCAGGCGGCGGGGATTTCACGTATCGGAGCGGAGACGGCATCTCGATGAGGTGTGATGCATGAGCCCATGTCAAGGCCGAGCATGGCATCGTCGCGCCGAACGGTGACTTCGCATCCGACCGTTGCGGGCTCTTCGCACAGGATC
Coding sequences within:
- the lysDH gene encoding lysine 6-dehydrogenase, with the translated sequence MRPRYGIIGAGRQGVAAAYDLCVRGEAGTVVFADRVPETGMQAAKLVSGLVTGVEVSHQTLDATDRGAVEEFMARFDVVLGSASWRLNVGLTDAAIAAGTHFADLGGNAEVVWAQFEADEAARVAGVGIVPDCGQVPGTGANLMAHVARSFDEADSVVLYDGGIPASPEPPWNYLLTFNMDGLTNEYWGHALYIIDGEQRPVEVFDPDEYETLEFDQFGTLEAFATSGGLTTLSRTLEGQIRTLKNKTLRYPGHVAQFKAFRDAGFFDEEPIMVGDTKVVPREVFHALIEPKIRAPEGFRDVVVNRVVGRGVIDGKDHEITLDVIGYPPEGLPFTAMQAATGWHAAIVMHRLATGRCGPGVVEVENAIDGGDLLNELRRRGFHVSERRRHLDEV